In one window of Frigoriglobus tundricola DNA:
- the pilM gene encoding type IV pilus assembly protein PilM → MAVPKGVWGIDIGQCALKAMRMEMIDGKPTVTAFDYVEHTKILSQPDADPDTLIREALEKFLSRNPTKGDDVAVGIAGQSGLARFVKLPPVEEKKIAEIVKFEAKQQIPFPLDEVVWDFQKIGGGGAVDGFALETEIGLFAMKRDVISRYLGYFSGTKTEVTLVQMSPLALVNFTTFELLKSNDPKPPPVEGQEPAEEPEEANPTPRGKKRCTVVMDVGTDASNLIITDGGKIIWQRPIPLGGNNFTRALTKELKLTFAKAEHLKRNAAKSPDMANILKAIKPVLTDFVGEVQRSLGYFTNTHRDAHVAHLVGLGSAFKLPGLQKYLADKLSLEVKKPTKFEKLFGETVLADPLFQENLLTFPVAYGLALQGLGQARLTTNLLPREIIQDRLIRAKKPYAAAAAAALLLGMGGLAMGFASPYAASNDPRIKEGQDMTEKAVKAFDAQTSTFNTKLTQSALKQKEVKTIIAGQEERLNWPRWVEVFTATLPRPGDNGNLNDASFRFNSTIPGPGEPMPNQVELWRGSGNAGLAALDWFNKRMRVGVPIEDAVADANSKYPEALAMVNVETVYTRYVNDVNAFLAAADKQVQKDYDSRIAEWMKDEEREKDEAAGGRWKPKATPEPGWVIEIRGFTDHKEGETFVRQALLHNLQRSDTFAQQTDASAKEDGKGGKVGKYINAGVADPVKGRISHAFIYRVFPAVSDPQSNVFVYINRGSYLESVLGSAGGGAGGVGGLPGKPGAPRPGRASWRPAGWAGRTNRDRWRHRGGRGPRARVAAVGRRVGRRLIRWGEFDGRWRGGSAAVRVRGDDGVARADTVLVGRRSGGPLMRSDRTTQQSTRDRRPEPRAALLDPDRVARSEHCRAT, encoded by the coding sequence ATGGCAGTACCGAAAGGCGTTTGGGGCATCGACATCGGCCAGTGCGCGCTCAAGGCGATGCGCATGGAGATGATCGACGGCAAGCCGACCGTGACCGCGTTCGACTACGTCGAACACACCAAGATCCTGTCCCAGCCCGACGCGGACCCCGACACCCTGATCCGCGAGGCGCTGGAAAAGTTCCTCTCCCGCAACCCCACCAAGGGCGACGACGTGGCCGTCGGCATCGCCGGCCAGTCCGGCCTCGCCCGGTTCGTCAAGCTGCCGCCGGTCGAAGAGAAGAAGATCGCCGAGATCGTCAAGTTCGAGGCGAAACAGCAGATCCCGTTCCCGCTCGACGAGGTCGTCTGGGACTTCCAGAAGATCGGCGGCGGCGGCGCCGTGGACGGGTTCGCGCTCGAGACCGAGATCGGCCTGTTCGCCATGAAGCGGGACGTGATCTCCCGCTACCTCGGTTACTTCAGCGGCACCAAGACCGAGGTCACGCTCGTCCAGATGTCGCCGCTCGCGCTCGTCAACTTCACCACCTTCGAGCTGCTCAAGTCGAACGACCCGAAGCCGCCGCCGGTCGAGGGGCAGGAGCCCGCCGAAGAGCCGGAGGAGGCGAACCCCACCCCGCGCGGCAAGAAGCGGTGCACGGTGGTCATGGACGTGGGCACCGACGCGTCCAACCTCATCATCACCGACGGCGGCAAGATCATCTGGCAGCGGCCGATCCCGCTCGGCGGCAACAACTTCACCCGCGCGCTGACCAAGGAGCTGAAGCTCACCTTCGCCAAGGCCGAGCACCTGAAGCGGAACGCCGCCAAGAGCCCGGACATGGCCAACATCCTCAAAGCCATCAAGCCGGTGCTCACCGACTTCGTCGGCGAGGTGCAGCGGTCGCTCGGCTACTTCACGAACACCCACCGCGACGCGCACGTCGCCCACCTCGTCGGCCTCGGCAGCGCGTTCAAGCTCCCGGGCCTTCAGAAGTACCTCGCCGACAAGCTCTCGCTGGAAGTGAAGAAGCCGACCAAGTTCGAGAAGCTGTTCGGCGAAACGGTCCTCGCGGACCCGCTGTTCCAGGAGAACCTGCTCACGTTCCCCGTCGCCTACGGGCTCGCGCTCCAGGGGCTGGGCCAGGCCCGGTTGACCACCAACCTGCTGCCCCGGGAGATCATCCAGGACCGGCTCATCCGCGCGAAGAAGCCCTACGCCGCCGCCGCCGCCGCCGCCCTGTTGCTCGGCATGGGCGGGCTGGCGATGGGGTTCGCCTCTCCGTACGCCGCGAGCAACGACCCGCGGATCAAGGAGGGCCAGGACATGACCGAGAAGGCGGTCAAGGCCTTCGACGCCCAGACCAGCACGTTCAACACGAAGCTGACCCAGTCGGCCCTGAAGCAGAAAGAGGTCAAGACGATCATCGCCGGCCAGGAGGAACGCCTAAACTGGCCGCGGTGGGTCGAGGTGTTCACCGCCACGCTGCCGCGCCCCGGCGACAACGGCAACCTGAACGACGCCTCGTTCCGGTTCAATTCCACCATCCCCGGCCCCGGCGAGCCGATGCCCAACCAGGTGGAACTGTGGCGCGGCAGCGGCAACGCCGGGCTGGCCGCGCTGGACTGGTTCAACAAGCGCATGCGGGTCGGGGTGCCGATCGAGGACGCGGTCGCCGACGCCAACTCCAAGTACCCCGAAGCGCTGGCGATGGTGAACGTCGAGACCGTGTACACCCGCTACGTGAACGACGTCAACGCCTTCCTCGCGGCGGCCGACAAGCAGGTGCAGAAAGATTACGATTCGCGGATCGCGGAATGGATGAAGGACGAGGAGCGCGAGAAGGACGAGGCCGCCGGCGGGCGGTGGAAACCGAAGGCGACGCCCGAACCGGGGTGGGTGATCGAGATCCGCGGGTTCACCGACCACAAGGAGGGCGAGACCTTCGTCCGCCAGGCCCTGCTCCACAACCTCCAGCGGTCGGACACGTTCGCCCAGCAGACCGACGCGTCCGCCAAGGAAGACGGCAAGGGCGGGAAGGTGGGCAAGTACATCAACGCCGGTGTGGCGGACCCGGTCAAGGGGCGGATCAGTCACGCGTTCATTTATCGCGTGTTCCCGGCCGTATCTGATCCCCAATCGAACGTGTTCGTGTACATCAACCGCGGTTCGTACCTCGAATCGGTTCTCGGCTCGGCCGGGGGCGGCGCCGGGGGCGTGGGCGGCTTGCCCGGCAAACCGGGGGCCCCCCGGCCTGGGCGGGCCTCCTGGCGGCCCGCCGGGTGGGCCGGGCGGACAAACCGCGACCGGTGGCGACACCGCGGCGGCCGCGGCCCTCGCGCCCGGGTGGCGGCCGTTGGGCGGAGGGTCGGCCGCCGCCTCATCCGGTGGGGCGAGTTCGACGGCCGCTGGCGGGGCGGGTCGGCGGCGGTTCGAGTTCGTGGTGATGATGGTGTGGCGCGAGCCGACACCGTCCTCGTCGGGCGCCGCTCCGGCGGCCCCTTGATGCGATCGGACCGAACGACCCAACAATCAACCCGTGACCGCCGCCCCGAACCGCGGGCGGCTTTACTCGACCCCGACCGGGTCGCCCGATCCGAACACTGCCGGGCCACTTAA